From Pirellulales bacterium, one genomic window encodes:
- a CDS encoding Tex family protein, which produces MISTIDLDLGQVAGPLALPLDSVAAVVDLLDSGNTIPFITRYRKDQTGGMDEEQVRAIQERVLKLRQLADRKQTILRSIEAQGKTTPQLTAQIEAADTMKRLEDLYLPYKPKKQTLATTARSRGLEPLADEILANDPACRDLDARAADFVNPDRQINNIGDVLLGVGHILAEVISERADLRGRLRSILEETGRLVSNNIEGEGKEAKEKEPEATAVASESETGAEAPKPEPPAANKKKQKGKRDGNAFRDFFDFSEALAKVPPHRVLAINRGERAKILRIKVEADTAAMHRVLDELVIDPETPHADFLRGVARDALARLILPSLEREVRRELTDRAEAHAVEVFARNLRKLLLQPPIRECRVLALDPGFKSGCKLAALDEFGNLLAHGVVHLVGSEERRAEAKTKVVDMVREHRLTAVAIGNGTGCRETEQWISELIAGDLAEENISYAIVNEAGASVYSTSQIGREEFPSYDATLRGAISIGRRLQDPLSELVKIDPANIGVGMYQHDVKVKHLRDSLDGVVESCVNFVGVDLNTASPALLRYVSGLNQLTAQRLVTHRMANGPFTNRAQLRSVLGFGEAAFVQAAGFLKIAGGDNPLDATWIHPESYPAATQLLDTLGFQAVDLADKAKDAELGERLMGANLPELAQSLHVGALTLADIVGQLTRPGRDPRESLPKPIFKKGILKLDDLAPGMELMGTVLNVVDFGAFVDIGLKDTGLVHVSQLATKFIQDPHDCVSVGDIVTVWVMAVDKERRRVSLTLIDPASRRTEERRPPRQERRRPDRPPQAQTAGAAPRPAVQRQGGQRSGEGRPGGQQGGGQQRGGRSSRPDRGSDQQKKPYSAPRPKPKPRPVVPLTKGMAEGREPMRTFGDLKQFLELKQKTDDQAPESPQS; this is translated from the coding sequence ATGATCTCTACGATCGATCTCGACCTTGGCCAGGTTGCTGGCCCTCTTGCGCTTCCACTCGATAGCGTCGCTGCCGTCGTTGACCTCCTCGATAGCGGCAACACCATTCCTTTTATCACCCGCTATCGCAAAGACCAAACCGGCGGGATGGACGAAGAACAGGTGCGCGCCATCCAGGAGCGCGTGCTGAAGCTGCGTCAGCTAGCAGACCGCAAACAGACGATCCTGCGCTCGATCGAAGCTCAAGGCAAAACCACGCCCCAACTCACCGCGCAGATCGAAGCCGCCGACACGATGAAGCGGTTGGAAGATCTCTACCTTCCTTATAAGCCCAAGAAACAAACACTCGCCACCACCGCGCGCAGCCGCGGGCTGGAGCCGCTGGCCGACGAAATCCTGGCCAATGATCCAGCTTGCCGCGACCTCGACGCCCGCGCGGCGGATTTCGTCAATCCCGATCGACAGATCAACAACATCGGCGACGTGCTCTTGGGGGTCGGCCACATCCTGGCCGAAGTGATCAGCGAGCGCGCCGATTTGCGCGGCCGGCTGCGTTCGATCCTGGAAGAGACCGGCCGGCTGGTCAGCAACAACATCGAAGGCGAGGGCAAAGAGGCCAAAGAAAAAGAGCCCGAAGCGACCGCCGTGGCCAGCGAAAGCGAAACCGGCGCCGAGGCGCCCAAGCCGGAACCGCCGGCGGCGAACAAGAAGAAACAAAAAGGGAAGCGCGACGGCAACGCGTTCCGCGACTTTTTCGATTTCAGCGAAGCGCTGGCCAAGGTCCCGCCGCACCGGGTGCTGGCGATCAATCGTGGCGAGCGGGCCAAGATCTTGCGCATCAAGGTCGAGGCCGATACGGCCGCCATGCACCGCGTGCTCGACGAATTGGTCATCGATCCCGAGACGCCGCATGCCGACTTTCTGCGGGGCGTGGCGCGTGATGCGCTCGCCCGGCTGATCCTGCCGAGCCTGGAACGGGAAGTGCGTCGCGAATTGACCGATCGTGCCGAAGCACACGCCGTCGAGGTCTTCGCCCGCAACCTTCGCAAGCTATTGCTGCAGCCGCCGATCCGCGAATGCCGCGTGCTGGCCCTGGACCCGGGCTTCAAGAGCGGCTGCAAACTGGCGGCGCTCGACGAGTTTGGAAACTTGCTGGCGCATGGTGTCGTACACCTGGTGGGCAGCGAGGAGCGCCGCGCCGAGGCCAAGACCAAGGTCGTCGACATGGTGCGCGAGCATCGCCTGACGGCCGTGGCCATCGGCAACGGCACAGGCTGTCGCGAAACCGAACAGTGGATTAGCGAGCTGATCGCCGGTGACCTGGCGGAGGAGAATATTTCCTACGCGATTGTCAATGAAGCCGGCGCCAGCGTCTACTCGACGAGCCAGATCGGCCGCGAGGAGTTTCCGTCCTACGACGCCACGCTGCGCGGCGCCATCAGTATCGGCCGGCGTCTGCAAGACCCGCTCTCCGAGCTGGTGAAGATCGACCCGGCCAATATCGGCGTCGGCATGTATCAGCACGACGTCAAGGTGAAGCATCTGCGCGATTCGCTCGACGGCGTCGTCGAATCGTGCGTGAATTTCGTCGGCGTCGATTTGAATACCGCCAGCCCGGCACTATTGCGATACGTGTCGGGACTGAACCAATTGACGGCGCAGCGACTGGTCACGCACCGCATGGCGAACGGGCCGTTTACCAACCGCGCGCAATTGCGCTCGGTGCTGGGCTTCGGCGAAGCGGCCTTCGTCCAGGCGGCCGGCTTCTTGAAGATCGCCGGCGGCGACAATCCGCTCGACGCCACATGGATTCACCCCGAAAGCTATCCAGCCGCGACGCAGTTGCTCGACACGTTGGGCTTTCAGGCCGTTGACCTGGCCGACAAGGCCAAAGATGCCGAACTGGGCGAGCGTCTGATGGGCGCCAACCTTCCCGAACTGGCCCAAAGCCTGCACGTCGGGGCTCTGACGCTTGCGGACATCGTCGGTCAGCTCACCCGGCCCGGCCGTGACCCGCGCGAATCGCTGCCCAAGCCGATCTTCAAAAAGGGAATCCTCAAACTCGACGATCTTGCTCCTGGCATGGAATTGATGGGCACGGTGCTGAACGTCGTCGACTTCGGCGCGTTTGTCGACATCGGCCTCAAGGACACCGGTCTGGTACATGTCAGCCAGTTGGCCACGAAATTCATTCAGGACCCGCACGACTGCGTCTCGGTCGGCGACATCGTGACCGTGTGGGTGATGGCCGTCGACAAGGAGCGGCGCCGCGTGTCGCTCACGTTGATCGACCCTGCGAGTCGTCGCACTGAAGAGCGCCGCCCGCCGCGCCAGGAAAGGCGCCGGCCCGATAGACCTCCGCAGGCGCAGACCGCCGGAGCCGCCCCACGGCCGGCCGTGCAGCGTCAGGGAGGACAGCGTTCTGGAGAAGGCCGTCCCGGCGGGCAGCAAGGCGGGGGACAGCAACGCGGCGGGCGCTCGTCGCGTCCTGACCGCGGCTCGGACCAACAGAAGAAGCCGTACAGCGCTCCGCGGCCGAAGCCGAAACCGCGCCCCGTCGTGCCGCTCACCAAGGGAATGGCGGAAGGACGCGAGCCCATGCGCACCTTCGGGGATCTGAAACAATTCCTCGAGCTGAAGCAAAAGACCGACGATCAAGCGCCCGAGTCCCCGCAAAGCTGA
- a CDS encoding Xaa-Pro peptidase family protein, with translation MANLDTTVAGCRNRQRRVLELMQRERLDLVIVTRHEHVQWLAGPRFHWTFEPVAALAADGHVTLVAPTVTYKDAAADKVVSYESNRFSTLRNDQRQASSDALVTALAGRPAPKRIGVEFSSFGPHLATRFAAELVDVEPSLYYLRRRKEPDELARLQKAIDGTGLMYARGREIIEPGINELEVFNQLQSVAVAHFGEMMTATGNDYQSGTRGGPPRDRRAEDGELYILDLGPAYQGYFADNCRAVAVNHRPTDDQQRACAKIAEVFTMIERNVKPGVRCRDIFDAAQAILDEYRPGAFDHHLGHGIGLYPHEAPHLNPKWDDTFEVGDVFTAEPGLYGPELRAGIRLENDYLVTENGVRLLSDFPLGL, from the coding sequence ATGGCGAATCTAGATACCACCGTCGCAGGCTGCCGCAATCGGCAGCGGCGCGTTCTGGAACTAATGCAACGCGAACGGCTGGACCTGGTGATTGTCACGCGGCACGAGCATGTGCAATGGCTGGCAGGGCCGCGGTTTCATTGGACCTTCGAGCCGGTGGCGGCGCTGGCGGCCGATGGGCATGTGACGCTCGTCGCGCCGACGGTCACGTATAAGGACGCGGCGGCCGATAAGGTCGTGTCGTACGAATCGAACCGGTTTTCGACCCTGCGGAACGACCAGCGGCAAGCTTCGTCCGATGCTCTCGTCACGGCGCTCGCCGGGCGGCCGGCACCGAAGCGGATCGGCGTCGAGTTCTCGTCGTTCGGGCCGCACCTGGCGACGCGCTTTGCGGCTGAGCTGGTCGACGTCGAGCCGTCACTCTATTATTTGCGCCGCCGCAAGGAGCCGGACGAACTGGCGCGGCTGCAAAAGGCGATCGACGGGACAGGCCTGATGTACGCGCGCGGGCGCGAGATCATCGAGCCTGGCATCAACGAGCTGGAAGTTTTCAACCAATTGCAGAGCGTGGCCGTGGCCCATTTCGGCGAGATGATGACCGCCACCGGCAACGATTATCAGTCGGGCACGCGCGGCGGGCCGCCGCGCGACCGCCGGGCCGAGGATGGCGAGCTATACATCCTCGATCTGGGGCCGGCCTACCAGGGTTACTTTGCCGACAACTGCCGCGCCGTTGCCGTCAACCATCGCCCGACCGACGACCAGCAGCGGGCGTGCGCGAAGATCGCCGAAGTCTTCACGATGATCGAGCGCAACGTAAAGCCGGGCGTGCGCTGCCGCGACATCTTCGACGCCGCCCAGGCGATTCTCGACGAGTATCGGCCGGGAGCGTTCGACCATCACCTGGGGCACGGCATCGGCCTGTATCCGCACGAGGCGCCGCACTTGAATCCGAAATGGGACGACACGTTCGAAGTCGGTGACGTCTTCACGGCCGAGCCCGGCCTGTATGGGCCGGAGTTGCGCGCCGGTATCCGGCTGGAGAACGACTATCTGGTCACCGAAAACGGGGTACGGCTGCTGAGCGATTTCCCGCTGGGGCTGTAG
- a CDS encoding DUF1559 domain-containing protein has product MPAAQRPLPRRNVCMSNMHQLGLALANYHANNGCYPPAYFADAHGRPLVSWRVLLLPYLENRQLYDEWKRHADEPWDGPHNIKLSQQVLEFFHCPSDPGPATETSYVAVVGPGTIWPGTGKVKESQIKDGKSNTILLVEVANSGINWMEPRDLDLKNRAPGVNAPSGLGVSSGHPGCACILFADGRVLTIDEHITDKDLQALLTIAGGETVRWP; this is encoded by the coding sequence ATGCCAGCCGCCCAAAGGCCGCTCCCCCGTCGTAACGTGTGCATGAGTAATATGCACCAACTCGGGCTGGCCTTGGCGAATTATCACGCCAACAACGGCTGCTACCCTCCTGCCTATTTTGCCGACGCACACGGGCGTCCGCTTGTCAGTTGGCGCGTGCTACTGTTGCCGTACTTGGAGAACCGGCAACTGTACGACGAGTGGAAAAGGCACGCCGACGAGCCGTGGGATGGTCCACACAATATTAAATTGAGCCAACAGGTTCTCGAATTCTTCCACTGCCCCTCCGACCCTGGCCCTGCGACCGAAACTAGTTACGTGGCGGTCGTCGGACCCGGCACGATCTGGCCGGGAACGGGAAAGGTCAAGGAATCTCAAATCAAGGACGGTAAGTCAAATACGATCTTGTTGGTCGAGGTCGCGAACTCCGGAATCAATTGGATGGAGCCGCGAGACCTCGACCTCAAGAATCGCGCGCCGGGCGTCAACGCACCGTCGGGTCTCGGCGTCTCCAGTGGGCATCCGGGGTGCGCGTGCATCCTTTTCGCGGATGGCCGGGTCTTAACGATCGACGAGCACATCACCGACAAGGACCTGCAGGCGCTACTGACGATCGCAGGCGGCGAGACCGTGCGGTGGCCTTGA
- a CDS encoding DUF3467 domain-containing protein: MTTEKTTPAESEAPAGEAPAQRQQVKVDDSHITASYANFCRVTGTPEELIIDFGLNPQPFGIPQEPVIVTQRIVTNYYTAKRMLHALQLTVQRHEATFGVLETDVQKRVMPSARTPAAPRS; encoded by the coding sequence TTGACCACTGAAAAGACCACCCCGGCCGAATCCGAAGCTCCCGCCGGCGAAGCGCCCGCGCAACGCCAGCAAGTGAAGGTCGATGATTCGCACATCACGGCCTCGTACGCGAACTTTTGCCGCGTGACGGGCACGCCCGAGGAACTGATCATTGATTTCGGCCTCAATCCGCAGCCGTTCGGCATCCCGCAAGAGCCGGTGATCGTGACGCAACGCATCGTCACGAACTATTACACCGCCAAGCGCATGCTGCACGCCTTGCAGTTGACCGTGCAGCGGCACGAAGCCACGTTCGGCGTGCTGGAGACCGACGTGCAGAAGCGCGTCATGCCGAGCGCCCGGACTCCCGCCGCGCCGCGTAGCTAG
- a CDS encoding DUF1559 domain-containing protein encodes MIRASSSTASFAAIVLLVASANASAAEPLDLSYISADAVAAVVLHPREALAAPELEFLPIEVVVAAGQQYLGVDPRDIELAIGIFGMSGLANGEPGLGAILHFAKPYDRAAVLTAIGEGTVEATHAGKQYRRATQPSGFSFYLPDERTLLIGTDGQVKNMMAASKVDTGLTRLLQQADTSKAAVAVLDFATVRPLVMLGMQNLPPLPPPFQPFLKVPQLLKWVELSIDLKGELGVAARIGAENADAAKELKELAEKAKALARQFIEAQVAAGVGGPQADPTQAALGKYTQRVVGKLLDGIDVRVVDDRVEVTLLNGAPAMASTGIMVGLLLPAVQSAREAARRAQSQNNLKQIGLAMLNHHDAYNRLPARAIRDKDGKPLLSWRVAVLPYLDQAALYKEFHLDEPWDSEHNKKLIARMPPVFTNPTMSEPGKTNYLAMTGEGTVFGGFAPQPGLRLAQMIDGTSNTILVVEADPDLAVEWTKPDDFHFDPEKPLAGLGKIRPNGFEALFSDGSVRMIARSIDPSVFKALVTYAGREVVQLPQ; translated from the coding sequence TCGTCTTCGACCGCGAGCTTCGCGGCAATCGTCCTTCTGGTCGCGTCGGCCAACGCAAGCGCCGCCGAACCGCTCGATCTTTCTTACATCAGCGCCGATGCCGTGGCGGCCGTTGTCTTGCACCCGCGGGAAGCACTCGCCGCACCGGAACTCGAGTTCCTGCCCATCGAGGTCGTTGTCGCCGCCGGCCAGCAATACCTGGGCGTCGATCCGCGCGATATCGAATTGGCGATCGGTATTTTCGGCATGTCGGGCCTGGCCAACGGAGAGCCTGGTTTGGGCGCGATCCTGCATTTTGCCAAACCGTACGACCGAGCAGCCGTGTTGACCGCGATCGGCGAAGGAACGGTCGAGGCAACCCACGCCGGCAAACAATATCGCCGCGCGACACAACCCTCGGGCTTTAGTTTCTATCTCCCCGACGAACGTACGCTGTTGATCGGCACCGACGGGCAAGTGAAGAACATGATGGCGGCCAGCAAGGTTGATACGGGCCTGACCAGGTTGCTCCAGCAAGCCGACACGTCGAAGGCGGCCGTGGCGGTGCTCGATTTCGCCACCGTGCGGCCGCTGGTCATGCTGGGGATGCAAAATCTGCCGCCGCTGCCGCCGCCGTTTCAACCGTTCTTGAAAGTGCCTCAACTTCTGAAATGGGTCGAGCTGTCGATCGATCTCAAAGGAGAGTTGGGCGTCGCGGCGCGCATCGGCGCAGAGAATGCCGACGCGGCCAAGGAGCTGAAAGAACTGGCCGAGAAAGCCAAGGCGCTCGCGCGCCAGTTTATCGAGGCGCAGGTCGCCGCGGGCGTGGGGGGCCCGCAGGCCGATCCCACGCAGGCGGCGCTCGGCAAATACACGCAGCGCGTGGTCGGGAAATTGCTCGACGGCATCGACGTGCGCGTCGTCGACGATCGGGTCGAAGTAACCCTACTGAACGGCGCGCCGGCCATGGCCTCGACCGGCATTATGGTGGGCCTGCTGCTGCCGGCCGTTCAATCGGCGCGCGAAGCCGCGCGGCGCGCCCAATCGCAGAACAACCTCAAGCAGATCGGTCTGGCCATGCTGAACCATCACGACGCGTACAACCGCTTGCCCGCCCGGGCGATTCGCGACAAGGATGGAAAGCCGCTCTTGAGCTGGCGGGTCGCCGTTTTGCCATACCTCGACCAGGCCGCCTTGTACAAAGAGTTTCATCTCGACGAGCCGTGGGATAGCGAGCACAACAAGAAGCTGATCGCCCGCATGCCGCCCGTCTTCACGAACCCCACCATGAGCGAGCCGGGCAAAACAAACTACCTGGCCATGACAGGCGAAGGTACGGTCTTCGGCGGGTTCGCTCCGCAGCCTGGCTTACGGTTGGCACAGATGATTGATGGCACCTCGAATACGATCCTGGTGGTCGAGGCCGACCCGGACCTTGCCGTGGAATGGACCAAGCCTGACGATTTTCATTTCGATCCTGAAAAACCCCTGGCCGGGTTGGGAAAAATTCGCCCCAACGGCTTCGAAGCGTTGTTTAGTGACGGCTCTGTCCGCATGATCGCCCGTTCCATCGACCCGAGCGTATTCAAGGCCTTGGTGACGTATGCCGGGCGAGAAGTCGTTCAATTGCCGCAGTAA